In Thalassophryne amazonica chromosome 14, fThaAma1.1, whole genome shotgun sequence, one DNA window encodes the following:
- the LOC117524349 gene encoding acylphosphatase-2-like translates to MADTYTEDKGRSLGLNGWVKNTRQGTVIGQVQGPHDQVHEMKHWLKNVGSPSSRINRAVFSNEKDISKLEIHGFSTRY, encoded by the exons ATGGCTGACACA TACACAGAGGACAAGGGCCGGAGTCTAGGACTGAATGGCTGGGTGAAGAACACCAGGCAGGGCACAGTAATTGGTCAAGTCCAAGGACCACATGATCAGGTTCATGAAAT GAAACACTGGCTGAAGAATGTTGGCAGTCCAAGCTCTCGGATCAACCGGGCTGTATTCTCCAATGAGAAGGATATTTCCAAATTGGAGATTCACGGTTTCTCAACGCGCTACTGA